The Neoarius graeffei isolate fNeoGra1 chromosome 25, fNeoGra1.pri, whole genome shotgun sequence genome includes a region encoding these proteins:
- the LOC132873102 gene encoding zinc finger protein 703-like: MHHPLSGSPAVSVLHSPTSDSHHGNFIFRKPAGIKDTSPTAWLKPSDPVRQAKRLPIKVVKMLTAHSGHLLHPEYLQPLTSAPVSIELDAKKSPLALLAQTCSQIGKPDPPSSSKLASIASSGLGEKEGSSRTSSSSIKLTEQRPSSDDKSSFKPYSKTGPDSQRDGSISSSSSNKPGFCLPVGGGNGGSSTPNCQSHHARTVSPSSRVSSPSQTQAHRHALSPSTMRSTGHSQTANGEAKNTEVALSDSSSNPKKEAESSKASLDSPQLANSSHARASANSSSSSSESSPSNEGKSDPQPSQPGGLGPVSISPFKSSHPVFPLPSSSMGYHGSIVGTYAGYPSQFVPGLDPTKSSLGGAGVGVAGKHPSSSPLTGASPPSFMQGLCRDPYCLSYPNAPHLGGNCGTCVHDPSSSLKSGFPLVYPPHPPLHSLHQSSLSSSITPSLSHPLYTYGFMLPNEPLPHACNWVSASGPCDKRFATSDELLAHLRTHTSLPGVDGKLLSTYPSSSSSCHLHLPPQSSPASLPASFSLRAPPSLSLARYHPYSKMPLPTAPTLPMHSLPTSAPYYSHYALYSQRLGSASALGYQ, translated from the exons ATGCACCACCCTCTCAGTGGATCTCCAGCAGTTTCCGTTTTACACAGCCCGACCTCCGACAGCCACCACGGTAACTTCATTTTCAGAAAGCCCGCTGGAATTAAGGACACGTCCCCCACCGCTTGGTTAAAACCCTCGGATCCTGTGCGTCAGGCGAAGCGTCTCCCCATTAAAGTCGTGAAGATGCTGACCGCGCACTCGGGCCACTTGCTCCACCCGGAGTACCTGCAGCCCCTAACATCTGCCCCAGTCAGCATCGAG CTGGATGCTAAGAAGAGTCCACTGGCCCTCTTGGCTCAGACGTGTTCTCAGATAGGTAAACCGGATCCTCCATCCTCATCCAAACTGGCCTCCATTGCGTCAAGTGGACTGGGTGAGAAAGAAGGCTCATCTCGCACTTCGTCCTCATCCATAAAACTCACAGAGCAGCGGCCTTCATCAGATGATAAGTCTAGTTTCAAGCCTTACTCCAAAACAGGCCCAGACAGTCAGAGGGATGGGagtatcagcagcagcagcagtaacaaGCCTGGCTTTTGTCTTCCTGTGGGTGGAGGTAATGGTGGCAGTAGTACACCGAACTGTCAGTCCCACCATGCACGTACTGTTTCTCCAAGTTCCAGAGTGAGCTCGCCTTCACAGACTCAGGCGCACAGACATGCTCTTTCACCCAGCACCATGCGTTCCACTGGACATTCACAGACTGCAAACGGGGAGGCAAAAAACACGGAAGTGGCACTCTCCGACAGCAGCAGCAACCCGAAGAAGGAGGCAGAGTCGAGTAAGGCGAGTCTGGACAGTCCCCAGCTGGCCAACTCGAGCCATGCAAGAGCGAGTGCCAACTCCAGTAGCTCAAGCTCTGAAAGCAGCCCCAGTAACGAGGGCAAATCGGACCCCCAACCATCTCAACCTGGAGGACTTGGGCCTGTTTCTATTTCTCCCTTCAAATCCAGTCACCCTGTCTTTCCACTCCCATCGTCCAGCATGGGCTACCACGGTTCTATAGTGGGCACTTATGCTGGTTATCCTAGTCAGTTTGTTCCTGGCTTAGATCCTACCAAGTCTAGTCTGGGAGGTGCTGGCGTAGGGGTTGCAGGTAAACACCCCAGTTCAagcccactgactggagcatctccaccttcatTTATGCAGGGCTTGTGTCGGGACCCGTACTGTTTAAGCTACCCGAATGCACCTCACCTGGGTGGCAACTGTGGCACATGCGTTCATGACCCCTCATCTTCACTAAAATCCGGCTTCCCATTGGTTTACCCCCCTCACCCTCCATTGCACTCGCTCCACCAGAGCTCACTGTCTTCTAGCATCACACCATCACTCTCTCATCCATTATACACGTATGGCTTCATGCTGCCCAATGAGCCTCTACCACATGCATGCAACTGGGTCTCAGCCAGCGGGCCATGTGATAAGCGCTTTGCCACCTCTGATGAGCTATTAGCCCACCTgcgcacacacacctcactgccagGTGTGGATGGAAAGCTCCTGTCCACATACccatcatcctcctcctcatgtcACCTCCATCTGCCTCCCCAGAGCAGTCCAGCTTCTCTTCCTGCTTCCTTCTCACTGAGGGCACCTCCAAGTTTGAGCTTGGCTCGATACCATCCCTATAGTAAAATGCCACTGCCCACAGCACCAACACTGCCCATGCATTCTTTACCAACCTCCGCACCCTATTACTCTCACTATGCCCTCTATAGTCAAAGACTGGGATCTGCCTCTGCCCTTGGCTACCAGTGA